One Rhinopithecus roxellana isolate Shanxi Qingling chromosome 7, ASM756505v1, whole genome shotgun sequence DNA segment encodes these proteins:
- the IRAK1 gene encoding interleukin-1 receptor-associated kinase 1 isoform X2: MAGGPGPGEPAAPGAQHFLYEVPPWVMCRFYKVMDALEPADWCQFAALIVRDQTELRLCERSGQRTASVLWPWINRNARVADLVHILTHLQLLRARDIITAWHPPAPLPSPSTTAPRPSSIPAPAEAEAWSPRKLPSSASTLLSPAFPGSQTHSGPELGLVPSPASLRPPPPSPAPSSTKPGPESSGSLLQGAHPSPFCWPLCEISQGTHNFSEELKIGEGGFGCVYRAVMRNTVYAVKRLKEDADLEWTAVKQSFLTEVEQLSRFRHPNIVDFAGYCAQNGFYCLVYGFLPNGSLEDRLHCQTQACPPLSWPQRLDILLGTARAIQFLHQDSPSLIHGDIKSSNVLLDERLTPKLGDFGLARFSRFAGSSPGQSSTVARTRTVRGTLAYLPEEYIKTGRLAVDTDTFSFGVVVLETLAAQRAVKTHGARIKYLKDLVEEEAEEAGVALRSTQSTLQAGLAADSWAAPIAMQICKKHLDPRPGPCPPELGLGLGRLACCCLHRRAKRRPPMTQVYERLEKLQAVVAGVPGHLEAASCIPPSPQENSYMSSTGGAHSGAAPWQPLAAPSGASVQVVEQLQRGLNQPVESDESLGGLSAALRSWHLTPSCPLGPAPLGEASCPQGDTAGESSWGSGPGFRPTAVEGLALGSSASSSSEPPQIIINPARQKMVQKLALYEDGALDSLQLLSSSSLPGLGLEQDRQGPEESDEFQS, from the exons atGGCCGGGGGGCCGGGCCCGGGGGAGCCCGCAGCCCCCGGCGCCCAGCACTTCTTGTACGAGGTGCCGCCCTGGGTCATGTGCCGTTTCTACAAAGTGATGGACGCCCTGGAGCCCGCCGACTGGTGCCAGTTCG CCGCCCTGATCGTGCGCGACCAGACTGAGCTGCGGCTGTGCGAGCGCTCCGGGCAGCGCACGGCCAGCGTCCTGTGGCCCTGGATCAACCGCAACGCCCGTGTGGCCGACCTGGTGCACATCCTCACGCACCTGCAGCTGCTCCGCGCGCGGGACATCATCACAGCCT GGCACCCTCCCGCCCCGCTTCCGTCCCCAAGTACCACTGCCCCGAGGCCCAGCAGCATCCCTGCACCCGCCGAGGCCGAGGCCTGGAGCCCCCGGAAGTTGCCATCCTCAGCCTCCACCCTCCTCTCCCCAG CTTTTCCAGGCTCCCAGACCCATTCAGGGCCTGAGCTCGGCCTGGTCCCAAGCCCTGCTTCCCTGCGGCCTCCACCGCCATCTCCAGCCCCTTCCTCTACCAAG CCAGGCCCAGAGAGCTCAGGGTCCCTCCTGCAGGGAGCCCACCCCTCTCCATTTTGCTGGCCCCTCTGTGAGATTTCCCAGGGCACCCACAACTTCTCAGAGGAGCTCAAGATCGGGGAGGGTGGCTTTGGGTGCGTGTACCGGGCAGTGATGAGGAACACGGTGTATGCTGTGAAGAGGCTGAAGGAG GACGCTGACCTGGAGTGGACTGCAGTGAAGCAGAGCTTCCTGACCGAGGTGGAGCAGCTGTCCAG GTTTCGTCACCCAAACATTGTGGACTTTGCTGGCTACTGTGCTCAGAACGGCTTCTACTGCCTTGTGTACGGCTTTCTGCCCAACGGCTCCCTGGAGGACCGTCTCCACTGCCAG ACCCAGGCCTGCCCACCTCTCTCCTGGCCTCAGCGACTGGACATCCTTCTGGGTACAGCCCGGGCAATTCAGTTTCTACATCAGGACAGCCCCAGCCTCATCCATGGAGACATCAAGAG TTCCAACGTCCTTCTGGATGAGAGGCTGACACCCAAGCTGGGAGACTTTGGCCTGGCCCGGTTCAGCCGCTTTGCCGGGTCCAGCCCCGGCCAGAGCAGCACGGTGGCCCGGACGCGGACGGTGCGGGGCACCCTGGCCTACCTGCCCGAGGAGTACATCAAGACAGGAAGGCTGGCTGTGGACACGGACACCTTCAGCTTTGGGGTG GTGGTGCTCGAGACCCTGGCTGCTCAGAGGGCTGTGAAGACGCACGGTGCCAGGATCAAGTATCTG AAAGACCTGGTggaagaggaggctgaggaggctggAGTGGCTTTGAGAAGCACCCAGAGCACACTGCAAGCAGGTCTGGCCGCAGACTCTTGGGCTGCTCCCATCGCCATGCAGATCTGCAAGAAGCACCTGGACCCCAGGCCCGGGCCCTGCCCACCTgagctgggcctgggcctgggccggCTGGCCTGTTGCTGCCTGCACCGCCGGGCCAAAAGGAGGCCTCCTATGACCCAG GTGTACGAGAGGCTAGAGAAGCTGCAGGCAGTAGTGGCGGGGGTGCCCGGGCATTTGGAGGCCGCCAGCTGCATCCCCCCCTCCCCGCAGGAGAACTCCTACATGTCCAGCACTGGTGGTGCCCACAGTGGGGCTGCCCCATGGCAGCCCCTGGCAGCACCATCAGGAGCCAGTGTGCAGGTGGTGGAGCAGCTCCAGAGAGGCCTCAACCAGCCTGTGGAGAGTGATGAGAGCTTAGGCGGCCTCTCTGCTGCCCTGCGCTCATGGCACCTGACTCCGAGCTGCCCTCTGGGCCCAGCACCCCTCGGGGAGGCCAGCTGTCCTCAGGGGGACACCGCAGGAGAATCCAGCTGGGGGAGTGGCCCAGGGTTCCGGCCCACAGCTGTGGAAG GACTGGCCCTGGGCAGCTCTGCATCGTCATCATCAGAGCCACCGCAGATTATCATCAACCCTGCCCGACAGAAGATGGTCCAGAAGCTGGCCCTGTACGAGGATGGGGCCCTGGACAGCCTGCAGCTGCTGTCGTCCAGCTCCCTCCCAG GCTTGGGCCTGGAACAGGACAGGCAGGGGCCCGAAGAAAGTGATGAATTTCAGAGCTGA
- the IRAK1 gene encoding interleukin-1 receptor-associated kinase 1 isoform X1 gives MAGGPGPGEPAAPGAQHFLYEVPPWVMCRFYKVMDALEPADWCQFGGWRRAAGGRGARGLPAPTPDAPCSAAALIVRDQTELRLCERSGQRTASVLWPWINRNARVADLVHILTHLQLLRARDIITAWHPPAPLPSPSTTAPRPSSIPAPAEAEAWSPRKLPSSASTLLSPAFPGSQTHSGPELGLVPSPASLRPPPPSPAPSSTKPGPESSGSLLQGAHPSPFCWPLCEISQGTHNFSEELKIGEGGFGCVYRAVMRNTVYAVKRLKEDADLEWTAVKQSFLTEVEQLSRFRHPNIVDFAGYCAQNGFYCLVYGFLPNGSLEDRLHCQTQACPPLSWPQRLDILLGTARAIQFLHQDSPSLIHGDIKSSNVLLDERLTPKLGDFGLARFSRFAGSSPGQSSTVARTRTVRGTLAYLPEEYIKTGRLAVDTDTFSFGVVVLETLAAQRAVKTHGARIKYLKDLVEEEAEEAGVALRSTQSTLQAGLAADSWAAPIAMQICKKHLDPRPGPCPPELGLGLGRLACCCLHRRAKRRPPMTQVYERLEKLQAVVAGVPGHLEAASCIPPSPQENSYMSSTGGAHSGAAPWQPLAAPSGASVQVVEQLQRGLNQPVESDESLGGLSAALRSWHLTPSCPLGPAPLGEASCPQGDTAGESSWGSGPGFRPTAVEGLALGSSASSSSEPPQIIINPARQKMVQKLALYEDGALDSLQLLSSSSLPGLGLEQDRQGPEESDEFQS, from the exons atGGCCGGGGGGCCGGGCCCGGGGGAGCCCGCAGCCCCCGGCGCCCAGCACTTCTTGTACGAGGTGCCGCCCTGGGTCATGTGCCGTTTCTACAAAGTGATGGACGCCCTGGAGCCCGCCGACTGGTGCCAGTTCGGTGGGTGGCGGCGGgcggccggggggcggggggcgcgcGGGCTCCCGGCGCCGACGCCTGACGCCCCCTGCTCCGCAGCCGCCCTGATCGTGCGCGACCAGACTGAGCTGCGGCTGTGCGAGCGCTCCGGGCAGCGCACGGCCAGCGTCCTGTGGCCCTGGATCAACCGCAACGCCCGTGTGGCCGACCTGGTGCACATCCTCACGCACCTGCAGCTGCTCCGCGCGCGGGACATCATCACAGCCT GGCACCCTCCCGCCCCGCTTCCGTCCCCAAGTACCACTGCCCCGAGGCCCAGCAGCATCCCTGCACCCGCCGAGGCCGAGGCCTGGAGCCCCCGGAAGTTGCCATCCTCAGCCTCCACCCTCCTCTCCCCAG CTTTTCCAGGCTCCCAGACCCATTCAGGGCCTGAGCTCGGCCTGGTCCCAAGCCCTGCTTCCCTGCGGCCTCCACCGCCATCTCCAGCCCCTTCCTCTACCAAG CCAGGCCCAGAGAGCTCAGGGTCCCTCCTGCAGGGAGCCCACCCCTCTCCATTTTGCTGGCCCCTCTGTGAGATTTCCCAGGGCACCCACAACTTCTCAGAGGAGCTCAAGATCGGGGAGGGTGGCTTTGGGTGCGTGTACCGGGCAGTGATGAGGAACACGGTGTATGCTGTGAAGAGGCTGAAGGAG GACGCTGACCTGGAGTGGACTGCAGTGAAGCAGAGCTTCCTGACCGAGGTGGAGCAGCTGTCCAG GTTTCGTCACCCAAACATTGTGGACTTTGCTGGCTACTGTGCTCAGAACGGCTTCTACTGCCTTGTGTACGGCTTTCTGCCCAACGGCTCCCTGGAGGACCGTCTCCACTGCCAG ACCCAGGCCTGCCCACCTCTCTCCTGGCCTCAGCGACTGGACATCCTTCTGGGTACAGCCCGGGCAATTCAGTTTCTACATCAGGACAGCCCCAGCCTCATCCATGGAGACATCAAGAG TTCCAACGTCCTTCTGGATGAGAGGCTGACACCCAAGCTGGGAGACTTTGGCCTGGCCCGGTTCAGCCGCTTTGCCGGGTCCAGCCCCGGCCAGAGCAGCACGGTGGCCCGGACGCGGACGGTGCGGGGCACCCTGGCCTACCTGCCCGAGGAGTACATCAAGACAGGAAGGCTGGCTGTGGACACGGACACCTTCAGCTTTGGGGTG GTGGTGCTCGAGACCCTGGCTGCTCAGAGGGCTGTGAAGACGCACGGTGCCAGGATCAAGTATCTG AAAGACCTGGTggaagaggaggctgaggaggctggAGTGGCTTTGAGAAGCACCCAGAGCACACTGCAAGCAGGTCTGGCCGCAGACTCTTGGGCTGCTCCCATCGCCATGCAGATCTGCAAGAAGCACCTGGACCCCAGGCCCGGGCCCTGCCCACCTgagctgggcctgggcctgggccggCTGGCCTGTTGCTGCCTGCACCGCCGGGCCAAAAGGAGGCCTCCTATGACCCAG GTGTACGAGAGGCTAGAGAAGCTGCAGGCAGTAGTGGCGGGGGTGCCCGGGCATTTGGAGGCCGCCAGCTGCATCCCCCCCTCCCCGCAGGAGAACTCCTACATGTCCAGCACTGGTGGTGCCCACAGTGGGGCTGCCCCATGGCAGCCCCTGGCAGCACCATCAGGAGCCAGTGTGCAGGTGGTGGAGCAGCTCCAGAGAGGCCTCAACCAGCCTGTGGAGAGTGATGAGAGCTTAGGCGGCCTCTCTGCTGCCCTGCGCTCATGGCACCTGACTCCGAGCTGCCCTCTGGGCCCAGCACCCCTCGGGGAGGCCAGCTGTCCTCAGGGGGACACCGCAGGAGAATCCAGCTGGGGGAGTGGCCCAGGGTTCCGGCCCACAGCTGTGGAAG GACTGGCCCTGGGCAGCTCTGCATCGTCATCATCAGAGCCACCGCAGATTATCATCAACCCTGCCCGACAGAAGATGGTCCAGAAGCTGGCCCTGTACGAGGATGGGGCCCTGGACAGCCTGCAGCTGCTGTCGTCCAGCTCCCTCCCAG GCTTGGGCCTGGAACAGGACAGGCAGGGGCCCGAAGAAAGTGATGAATTTCAGAGCTGA